The genomic window CATTTTCTCCAAAAATGCGTCCATCCGTTACAAGGGCTACAAGATCAATATCGTGGACACTCCTGGGCATGCGGACTTTGGCGGCGAGGTCGAACGTATCTTGAAAATGGTCAACGGGGTTCTGCTTCTGGTAGATGCGGTCGAGGGTCCGATGCCGCAAACCCGCTTTGTTCTCAAAAAATCGCTCGATCTGGGGCTGCGTCCGATTGTGGTGGTAAATAAAATTGATCGGGAAGGCGCCGATCCTGAAAGGGTCGTCAATCAGGTCTTCGATTTATTCGTGAGCTTGAATGCCACTGATGAGCAGTTGGACTTTTCCATCATCTACACTTCCGCCAAGAAGGGAATTTCCCGGCTGCAACCCAACGATCCGGACCAGGACATGAAACCTGTGCTGGACCTCATCGTTGATAAAGTCGGTGAAGAGCATGGCGATCCTGCCGGTTCTTTCCAGATGCTGGTGTCCTCGATTGATTACAACGATTATCTGGGACGAATCGCTATTGGAAAAATAACCCGCGGGTGCGTCAATCTGAAAAACAGTTACACCTTGATCAAACGATCGGGGGACATGGAACAATTCAGGATTTCCAAGTTGTTGACTTTCGAAGGCCTGCAAAAAGTTGAGTCAGCCAGCGCCATCATGGGGGACATTGTTGGAATCGCCGGGATGAAAGAGGTTGATATCGGTGAAACCATAGCGGACTCTGCCAATCCGGAGGCGCTTCCTGTCATTGAAATCGATGAACCGACGCTTTCAATCAATTTTATGGCCAACACCTCGCCTTTCGCTGGCAAGGAAGGCAAATTCGTAACTTCCCGGCAATTGCGGGACCGCTTGTTCAGGGAGGTCAAATCCAATGTCTCTTTGAGGGTTGCTGTGACGGATGTGCAGGATACCTTTAAAGTTTCAGGCAGAGGCGAATTGCATCTGACCATTCTCATTGAAACCATGCGCCGCGAGGGTTACGAGTTTTCCATTTCCCGACCGGAAGTGGTCATGAAGATAGAAGACGGGAAAAAACTGGAACCTGAAGAATTTGTCACCCTGGATATGGAAGAAGCCTATATGGGAACCGTTATGGAATCTATGGGCAAGAGAAAAAGTTCTCTGAAAAATATGATTCAGGTGGGAGACGGTTCGTTGCGGCTGGAGTTTGTTGTGCCTACTCGCGGGTTGTTCGGTTTCGGCTCGGAATTTCTGACGCTGACCAAGGGAACGGGAATCATTAATCGGAATTTCCACAATTATATTCCTTACTGCGGTGAAATCGCTTCAAGAATCAGTGGCGCTCTGATATCCCTGGAAACAGGCAAGACCACCGCTTTCTCCCTGTTCAACCTGCAGGAGCGGGGAAGCTTG from Nitrospinota bacterium includes these protein-coding regions:
- the typA gene encoding translational GTPase TypA → MSQDKIRNVGIIAHVDHGKTTLVDTLLRQSGMFRDNEVTGDLIMDSNELERERGITIFSKNASIRYKGYKINIVDTPGHADFGGEVERILKMVNGVLLLVDAVEGPMPQTRFVLKKSLDLGLRPIVVVNKIDREGADPERVVNQVFDLFVSLNATDEQLDFSIIYTSAKKGISRLQPNDPDQDMKPVLDLIVDKVGEEHGDPAGSFQMLVSSIDYNDYLGRIAIGKITRGCVNLKNSYTLIKRSGDMEQFRISKLLTFEGLQKVESASAIMGDIVGIAGMKEVDIGETIADSANPEALPVIEIDEPTLSINFMANTSPFAGKEGKFVTSRQLRDRLFREVKSNVSLRVAVTDVQDTFKVSGRGELHLTILIETMRREGYEFSISRPEVVMKIEDGKKLEPEEFVTLDMEEAYMGTVMESMGKRKSSLKNMIQVGDGSLRLEFVVPTRGLFGFGSEFLTLTKGTGIINRNFHNYIPYCGEIASRISGALISLETGKTTAFSLFNLQERGSLMVGPGQQVYAGQLVGENSRDNDLVVNVCKEKKLTNMRASGSDVNVILTPPRNLSLEQILGFLNEDELAEITPLSIRLRKRFLNENDRKRNSRSGSASVG